The sequence CCATCAGAAGAGCCAAATTATTACGCGCAGAGAAATATCCAAGCAGTTCGCTCTCCAGACCACGGCTCCCCTGGGAAATCCCTACATGGCGATTCAAATCGGTAGTCGGAGCCTGTGGGAAATCCTGCATTGGAGCATCACCAGCCGTGGCATGGACATCATCATACTGCTTTGCCTCTGCAAGCATCCTGTGGGTAGCTTCAGGTTGAACATCCTCCCCACTGCTATAAACAATAGGCATAGAGGTGACAAGGATATTAAAATAAACATCCACAAGGCTGCCCTTGCTTCTGTAGCAGCCTATTATTGCTGGCCACAAGGATCGAGCAAGCCTTGCGTCCGAAAGAATGGCATGTATCTGCAGCCTGAATGACTTTTTGGTATGGTTTATGGATGGCCGAGAATATCCAGTCCCAGCTCGTGTGTCAATGCATAGGAGCTCTAGTTGTGGATGTATAGCGTATCGACTCTTCTGATCCCATCTTATCGCAACAAGGCGCTCACAGCCTAGCAGAAACAATCGTCTGAGACATGTGACTTGCATCACCATAGTTGTAAAGTCAAGTATTTTGATTCCAGTTCCTGACAGGTCCAGCTCCACAAGATTAGGTAGTCCACGCAGAAACAAATTCTCCAAACTCGTGCAGCCCTCTAGACATATCCTGGAGATCTTGGCATCCTTCTGACCTGTAGAAGATGGACGCAAATTTTCAGGAGGTAGTAGATTAATAGCTGGTGTCCAATGGGATGCTGCTCCATAGCCATCGAGGCTGAAGGAAATGAGAGATGATGGAAGCGTATGAGGCGCAATAACACATTCAAGTCCAAGGCATCCATCAAGAAGAAGCACCTGAAGGTTACTTGCCTTTGATAGTCTACTTGGTACAACTTTCATCTCCCTGTTGCCAGACAGATCAAGTATTTGTAGCTTTCCCTTGTCCATAAATGAGTCATCTGCATCTGTTGTTTCCGCTTGATAAATCCTAGGATTGGTAATCCTTAGCCTATAAAGGTGGGGTAGTATTTTCCTTAGTTGATTGATGTACTGCCAGCTCCTAACTCCCTCTATATTTAACTCCTTCAGGTTACTCATGAGATCCATCTTCTCTCTGGATAGTATCTCGTCCCATTCTGTGTAGCGTATCTCGAGCACCCATAGACTAAGCAAGAATGTCCACTCTGCATCTGTATCACAATATTGTTCACTTGGCTTGTGCTTACAGTTGTCCAAACCAAGGAATCTTAGGCTATTGCACATGAGGAAAGGCGGTGATGCAAAACTGAAGGCACAATAAGAGAGAACCAGCACAGCAAGGCTCCTGGAATATTTGAACATGTCAGATGGCAATACGGCTGGGCAATCTTGTCCTTCAAGTGCTGGTGGATAATCTGATCTTTCAGATGGTTGTAGGTGACCTGGTCTTTCCAATGCCAAGAAGACCGACGATGCTCTTACTGGTATATCTTGCATACCATCCACTTCATGTTCCTGGGAGGTGATCCAAATCCAACGATCTTTAACTAGACACCTCGTAGAAACAGCTAGAGGCTTTGTAATCTTCTTTACTGAAAAGGTAGGATTCAATTCTTGAAGCACACGATGAAGCAAAGGAGCATCGCACTCCCATCTTATCTCTCCATGCAATGCATTTCTGATCTCCATTTCTTTATTGCCTTCTATGATTCCAGCACATATCCAGTAGTTAGAAGAATGAGCAGCCCAACCCAATCTAGTGATACTGTGGAAATTATAATGTAGGGATAGCTCAAAGAGGCAACATTCTGTCACCATTGTTGTGTCCATATCCAGCATTTGGTGCCGAGCAACTATGGTAGTAGCCTCTCCATGCACCAGTGCACAAAATTCTGGCTCTCTGATCTGATACTCTCCATACACAAGTGCAGCAGAGAGGAAAAGGTGGCTGTATCTTAACTTTGCTGCTGTCTCAGAACTGCGGCTATGAATCGTCAGCAACCTTCTCTTGAATGTCCATATCATTTTGTTGTTACGGAATTCCGTCATCTGTGGAATGCCAAATCTAGTGACGTCGACCTCATTATCACTTCCATTAAGAAAAATCATCATAAATTTACAGTCCCTCAGTGTTCGATCAATCTCTGTTGCAATACTTGCTATCACATCCCTAGAGTCTTTATCCAGTCCATTGAAGTCATCCTCCTCATCCTGGTTATCAAACATAGCCATTGTTCCACGGTCAAGTTTCAGTTCCTCTGCAATTGCTCTCTGCATTTCCCTTCTACTTTTCCATTCCGAGCAGTCAATGTACAGTACTTTGTCAAAGCATAGTTCCTGGGGAGCATCCATTTTCCGTGATGAAAGTTCATTTGCTATGGAATTGAGGACTGGGGACGCcccaaaaccatcccatccatgaaaatatataatttttttctctGGCCTTCCCTTAACAAATTCAAGTATCTGCTCTTTGGCCTCATCAATATCCCACCCAAATATCTCCTGAAATAAAGGAACCAATAAGTACAGTGAGGTCACGGTCGACCAGACCATATTTCGTTGAAGCTACATATAATTGATTGACAGATTTTTCTGGCCAGACATATGTGCTCTAATCAATTGTACAAATCAAACAGAAATGCTGATCCCAAAATGTCCAGGACCTCACATTGTAGGTGGGTCATGAGCCATTTGGGATTGAGTGTTTATTTTAACGGTTATCACACGTGATTCTAAAATACCTATGACAACGGTTATCATAGATGGCTCATTATGACACCTATTTATGATGGTTATACAACACAGGCAGTtgttccaaaacaaaagaaaagtatATTAAGTTataattcacaaaaaaaattcatgtaAACATCGAGGCTGCGTTATATGGTAATTGTTATTTATATATCTAGTTCAAATAAAATATGTGGGGATGAATATTGTTTTATTATTTGTACACAAGATTGGTTCATCATATTTTATCCATACGATAAAGAGTGGTTCGGATTTATTAGATCTTATTACAagttgaaatttgaaaataccACTAAAAGACTTGATTTTCTTCTAAAATCTACCggaaaaagtctatttttggccatccaactattctc comes from Panicum virgatum strain AP13 chromosome 4K, P.virgatum_v5, whole genome shotgun sequence and encodes:
- the LOC120703688 gene encoding uncharacterized protein LOC120703688, with the protein product MDMEEIFGWDIDEAKEQILEFVKGRPEKKIIYFHGWDGFGASPVLNSIANELSSRKMDAPQELCFDKVLYIDCSEWKSRREMQRAIAEELKLDRGTMAMFDNQDEEDDFNGLDKDSRDVIASIATEIDRTLRDCKFMMIFLNGSDNEVDVTRFGIPQMTEFRNNKMIWTFKRRLLTIHSRSSETAAKLRYSHLFLSAALVYGEYQIREPEFCALVHGEATTIVARHQMLDMDTTMVTECCLFELSLHYNFHSITRLGWAAHSSNYWICAGIIEGNKEMEIRNALHGEIRWECDAPLLHRVLQELNPTFSVKKITKPLAVSTRCLVKDRWIWITSQEHEVDGMQDIPVRASSVFLALERPGHLQPSERSDYPPALEGQDCPAVLPSDMFKYSRSLAVLVLSYCAFSFASPPFLMCNSLRFLGLDNCKHKPSEQYCDTDAEWTFLLSLWVLEIRYTEWDEILSREKMDLMSNLKELNIEGVRSWQYINQLRKILPHLYRLRITNPRIYQAETTDADDSFMDKGKLQILDLSGNREMKVVPSRLSKASNLQVLLLDGCLGLECVIAPHTLPSSLISFSLDGYGAASHWTPAINLLPPENLRPSSTGQKDAKISRICLEGCTSLENLFLRGLPNLVELDLSGTGIKILDFTTMVMQVTCLRRLFLLGCERLVAIRWDQKSRYAIHPQLELLCIDTRAGTGYSRPSINHTKKSFRLQIHAILSDARLARSLWPAIIGCYRSKGSLVDVYFNILVTSMPIVYSSGEDVQPEATHRMLAEAKQYDDVHATAGDAPMQDFPQAPTTDLNRHVGISQGSRGLESELLGYFSARNNLALLMGRCADSLHLHDISTSANMPMNKWDYLRQCRVERCPKLDTVFPGTYGFEALETIWASDLLMACCIWSKRGSYHHYSSFGELQHLNLRACPRLRFVLPVWASSLPRLETLHIINCMDLRHVFMLDEEHPEARVTFPNLTTIHLHNLPMLRQICEAQMLMLAPALMTIKIRGCWGLRRLPSMEGRGIHMEKPTVEIEKDVWDALKWDGLEASHHPSLFVEPRHSCYYKKKSLRGSVLR